The Besnoitia besnoiti strain Bb-Ger1 chromosome Unknown contig00018, whole genome shotgun sequence genome contains a region encoding:
- a CDS encoding uncharacterized protein (encoded by transcript BESB_032550), producing the protein MPEREVATVEKDCAGTRLPAHDSLRGCLPWSTNSEHSSSSETSTRGSGRQFLRSAALATGSTMAREPPSPRPPESEGDRPPNASPAGGHSHVRGFKPRNLAAELACAAPAGNSTEDGRPSPASRDARDALVPAASPRSRLASEMAAVGKIGSYASLTGGRTVLRHASRSLPPRERDVFTGSPSPCRSCDVRGLEIRGAERPARLSVFSPQNARGDWGSGQSALFGSGDSISSLLMQTRDILSSFSRSGGRQGSSSTTDAGEAGAAERQGRLVRLLEPGKGGPPFSEADAKAGACPFASAEVRRAEDSRAPPYTSLAGRLCSPHPPQLLTPEGAVAQTPQRTLSIDTPQGIVAMAEALAASDSEGDGQAPWPAPPLTPSSAGEAGIIPRSVSTRPVSRGVEQPTRVNKLTTPGDEEDMHPRYAQLIQRVASIPNAGHESRNLSPAASYIAAAAQAIAADFPDDADGDTLAADRLATRGSDSPARDGVTSKSGPSPGLRAVERSGGGDDVGGDGEGSWELQNSFRAKWRKENGPRSPAGQAEGDFAGRSVAPVSTLHGLMCDSGPAALRGAVPLSSVKHGLSAGTAQPPAEGPLGHELAGIAPGSDARESERFVKFEREADSADSCSHKATAPRCGGGMDRGRLTEVYLASLLQPTDMLLDRSTALADAVANPELHLYLSKCFHNQSARRDWTSDREFAYSCTNSSCSGSVPCGIASPSIDLLPLFFSSARHAPQAIARTPPGVCAAAALPALEADSSLHFCYRVSLEPTRPVCAQLAPAEPASATTPPQMKTERGTCLRCTLSVPVFAPGDAGGGASTAQGGVSAPVCSCGGADETAGEGPRAEPGGLPAETTSSVDRSVESCLPFPPSLAVPPASRTASPAAAPLRLLGNGFRRVPPLVFDGPPPFWSFVSFQCNASPAQAKQGSASTADSGAKGEEIFDAGAGQGGDASSLPVAQADRKWQDACEVPRGRDPKGLAVEGGDSGWRARGPQARIPSPQEMLISVNRQLFLPEEELRVPATVYGFEIARQVAAAGRDAAIALLSANELEAANHSAAERGARDACESSTSACRLFLISDEKPDAADEQADARASTSPKSASTRSGSRLPFVAPASSLERYLCRRDPPSRVRAAPAKARGSSVSAFTSASRGTGGLTGAGPARYPGGKGDASAPGYRADEGVWVIRQAGTGLPLAVRAAVFCDGVDASTQPRDPRAPAKGGRGKHTDSVSAFCGTSGGATASVDAARLLTLAREAYEHAGQGAAEDSPCRGGVSASQYGAGGRKAAAASARRPRSPARPGGAAAASGGESFEGPPGKGATSPRVAREKSETPHHTGEGHGATERGRSSGEGDDGSRPRLLERFFFVDAHGTSDTDPVPTRLRRVRQMACSWFRNKKLQQIVFQWRAQNRAQDAEGSSLAVPGQGAAAGDSRSAAPQSATTLALPSTAYRSPLAERRSAGGTLAAGALEGGQRGQSTAPEGGGDAGLGSPGGPGGWADAGRLVSGPRQLAVEEAAEGQQIRRLHALARALVFRLEAVASPLPLDASCCGCVLLSTLQSSLVVPDPPRPARSERGGRQSRPAPDGHADSPPDPLQPAKSPRSEGPDGAGAATCRRCSFRIGLRWREDVFAFEYFVALCCSRSRLHAESAAGEVEDEANLANAGKDSARDGGDADGIPCVFDFVSIQAAFRAAVGRLLPFLTFRREALQSLVEASPEFRARVANLAVRGGLAKAAESAEAAAGVCAAANAAVKEEDAVAAATKSLNECLTTEATLRRGAGESKRSRDLCHLAAAAPCSLLDAMEALREADGQQQGPSNAFVTMSDGPDAPASGDALGEDTEAPSIRPPFVFTDRRHLPPGLDRILQQLLFSLPPSSTPAPARGPTTRLHKKRGAAASSGPGQLSRGESISEDSGAGSLQQRVQRALDDEPFRVKCKYLTIPLSSAGSSACGGAAPDLSLKRDLFFAFLFPTQEALRRHREAPADAALGASGEQESVAGPVGARLDRLSPQETHECLRDLLQRLWPGRWPWMERDGPPSPPSRSGRQREVKREGLFLEEVKQEEDADFLSFTGRWAEAGEAPGLECGLGSQRGPEIGSSKNVSAGDASRTPGREPTNARSGAAPPALKQERGGLSEASAARSADGERSVPQMDTESAQLERAASVRQPSGKRGRTSFSELRSGATKASPLFAADPSEKAPARFFDTAPGGGGCSYLWGAECRDPQEELRDLLLPTSSGPANATGAAPAPAGRHSEGDASGASQAPGDVPKMVRVQAPDSSVASSSSAVLSPPIGGTLAPPGGLADSRGDSSASELADSSSAQGSPEQKRRHPPELALVAQGATAASVKGLEGGRAPTGPPVFDSSASSSGRPVSSASEEDSSGTEGAGATLPLSAARAPGGGDPAPWAFRPAAQYQVKTAQEKSTQLVPGARAGVDGKSSVPGAGAPLAAAGPRRRRRLWATDAEVTNLQEGRDFRIDWRSDCDYGNGGISEGDDDEEAAIPTEAAVAAEAVSPEKDAKTVRSCFSRKQKAPIYTFEEQVPEDEIFGIFQLTPVGANAAPEGEKTRTKSLLALLRQAPQFPFAPLTGLGGSRSLWYAGPARAGGEPQGAQSDDCGGPGATRADVAPARASQAAGGLALKPRRSSDIASVVAGLAPAAEPRGPGARGAGVEEPKMSLSLPKQGSQKQGLDTTPRGATPSLHSPRGILSREAQTFLQQQLRQAALQTQAAAEGQSSSLSSPASSAQPRDLSLPGRASAPLSDLFSLCAALTTPKPVHASAAAASAAEPPASSLASSASHPTASQASPTPPSRRPGGATPLLPAKSTAGGGPFPPGSAGPGEMPADRRAGGVSNNSSLGVSSGAQERATAHSGGSDTEGGAAAGNAARTQALAALLSALAQQATQNASQHAVTSQRPAAGGQGDPDDHELAARILQASALLRAAADSAQGPHAEPESPSAGTTVGSRELSSLLALAAGARASQASSSAVRVYDPPASSFAKSAERSERPAASVSGLTAACGTGAGGDSGGAMRETQERDTAEADRQLSRFLAAFAEEEGHRRGASERQAHGGFMAAALADFATGSSSASASASRVSCEQQRLREAQAALHAAVISASPPAPRESAEASSDSALGGASLRAELLQRLLAAAQESEAGGGLKRPADAVAGLLEQSSPKRVGAHRPTSFPEGPLAQDTVAVAAAAVGSSSASAGAASGMEVTDTRHTHSLQTPAETPAAGEGGMSASLTVPATRPQLTIPAIKRANSPRPQSSAGGGAGHAFLLPPEGVGGTPGGEEAGGSRRSQDAGRGRRPVGGSRATGARRDSSSFSEDSHQDEYLGPPSSCASGAPSSGSRTPRAGGGAAGEEDELVPIGALPTGVYFDVARRLWRCQWREDGKLKSSGFSLKHYKTLEAARAACILYKCAVTNTPVDPAWLVPEYIPMSMASKRLMKHRQQSGNLHTAALPGAASPAGAGGAAEAAGGAAGALGGLGAGSGVGSRRRNGGGGAGLGASPRRGRTGGSAYDEASPASSRSNLSFAADELVLQRLGTLAADHIAALSGMRGDALPLASVDLAALLRSAADAAGGPEGPSPGF; encoded by the exons ATGCCGGAGCGTGAAGTGGCGACTGTGGAGAAAGATTGCGCGGGGACGCGCCTCCCTGCGCACGACAGCCTGAGGGGGTGTCTCCCATGGTCGACAAATAGCGAGCACTCATCGTCCTCAGAGACCTCCACTCGGGGGAGCGGACGGCAGTTTCTCCGCAGCGCTGCTCTGGCGACAGGTAGCACCATGGCTAGAgagcctccctcgcctcgtccCCCCGAGTCCGAGGGAGATAGGCCTCCGAACGCCTCCCCGGCGGGGGGTCATAGTCACGTTCGTGGCTTCAAGCCGCGGAATTTGGCTGCAGAACTTGCATGCGCTGCCCCAGCAGGAAACAGTACGGAGGACGGGCGACCGAGCCCGGCTAGCCGAGACGCGAGGGACGCGTTGGTgcccgcagcgtcgccgcggtcgcgcctcgcctcagaGATGGCGGCTGTGGGGAAGATAGGTTCGTACGCGTCCTTAACTGGAGGTCGCACCGTCCTGCGCCACGCAAGTCGGTCGCTGCCTCCACGAGAGCGAGATGTGTTCACTGGGAGCCCCAGTCCCTGTCGCTCCTGCGACGTCAGGGGCCTCGAGATTcggggggcggagaggcccgcgcggttgagcgtcttctcgcctcagaacgcgcgcggagactgggGCAGCGGACAGTCGGCGCTGTTCGGAAGCGGCGACTCCATCAGCTCCTTGCTCATGCAGACCCGCGACATCTTGTCGTCGTTTTCTCGCAGTGGGGGCCGCCAGGGGTCGTCTTCCACGACAGAtgcgggggaggcgggggccGCCGAACGTCAGGGACGACTCGTGCGTCTGTTGGAGCCCGGAAAAGGAGGCCCCCCGTTCTCCGAGGCCGACGCAAAGGCGGGCGCGTGTCCATTCGCGTCAGCCGAGGTTCGACGCGCAGAGGATTCGAGGGCGCCTCCGTACACGTCGCTGGCTGGTCGCCTCTGCTCGCCTCATCCGCCGCAGTTGCTGACGCCCGAAGGCGCTGTGGCGCAGACCCCACAGAGGACGCTGAGCATCGACACGCCGCAAGGCATCGTCGCCATGGCTGAAGCcctggcggcgagcgactcAGAGGGGGACGGGCAGGCTCCGTGGCCTGCGCCCCCCCtgacgccttcctccgcgggcgaggcgggtATTATTCCCCGCTCGGTGTCGACAAGACCCGTCTCGCGGGGGGTCGAGCAACCAACGCGCGTCAACAAATTGACGACGccgggagacgaggaagacatGCATCCTCGGTATGCGCAGTTGATTCAGCGGGTAGCGTCCATCCCGAACGCAGGACATGAATCGCGGAACCTGTCGCCAGCCGCGTCCTACAtagccgcggccgcgcaggcaaTTGCTGCAGATTTCCCCGATGACGCCGACGGTGACACGCTGGCGGCTGACaggctggcgacgcgcggaagcGACTCTCCAGCGCGGGACGGGGTGACAAGCAAATCGGGACCCTCCCCTGGCTTACGAGCCGTGGAGAGGAGCGGGGGGGGCGACGACgtcggaggcgacggcgagggctcGTGGGAGTTACAGAACTCGTTTCGAGCGAAGTGGAGGAAAGAAAACGGGCCGCGCTCCCCCGCAGGCCAGGCTGAAGGGGACTTTGCTGGGCGCTCCGTGGCACCGGTCTCTACTCTCCACGGCTTGATGTGTGATTCAGGGCCGGCCGCTCTCAGGGGAGCCGTCCCGCTCTCCTCTGTGAAGCACGGCCTGTCGGCTGGCACTGCTCAGCCTCCGGCGGAAGGCCCGCTTGGACACGAGCTGGCGGGTATCGCCCCAGGGTCAGACGCTCGCGAGTCTGAGCGCTTCGTTAAATTCGAGAGGGAGGCCGACAGCGCCGACAGCTGCTCACACAAGGCGACTGCACCACGCTGCGGAGGGGGAATGGACCGGGGGCGTCTCACGGAAGTGTAtctcgcctccctcttgCAACCGACAGACATGCTGCTCGATCGAAGCACTGCGCTGGCGGATGCGGTTGCCAACCCCGAGCTCCATCTGTATCTGTCAAAGTGCTTCCACAACCAGAGTGCGCGGCGGGACTGGACGAGCGACCGCGAGTTCGCATACAGTTGTACcaacagcagctgcagcggaagTGTCCCCTGCGGGATTGCGTCGCCCTCCATTGACCTCCTGccccttttcttctcttcggcACGCCATGCTCCGCAGGCGAttgcgcggacgcctccgggcgtctgcgccgccgccgcgttgcCGGCGCTTGAGGCCGACAGCAGCCTGCACTTCTGCTACCGCGTCTCGCTAGAGCCGACGCGTCCCGTCTGCGCTCAGCTGGCGCCAGCCGAGCCTGCCTCCGCGACAACGCCGCCCCAGatgaagacagagagaggcacaTGCCTCAGGTGCACCTTGTCCGTCCCAGTCTTTGCTCCCGGAGACGCAGGTGGCGGGGCATCAACCGCTCAGGGAGGAGTCTCCGCGCCAGTTTGCtcgtgcggaggcgcggacgagactgcgggcgaaggcccgcgcgccgagccAGGTGGGTTGCCCGCCGAGACGACCAGTTCCGTGGACAGATCTGTCGAGAGCTGCCTCCCATTCCCTCCTTCACTTGCCGTGCCCCCGGCGAGCCGcactgcctcgcctgctgcagcacctTTGCGGCTTCTCGGCAACGGGTTCCGCCGCGTCCCGCCTCTCGTCTTTGATGGCCCCCCGCCGTTCTGGAGCTTCGTCAGCTTCCAGTGTAAcgcctcgccagcgcaggCCAAGCAGGGCAGCGCGTCGACTGCTGATTCGGGAGCAAAGGGCGAGGAGATCTTTGACGCTGGGGCTGGACAGGGCGGGGATGCCTCGAGTCTCCCTGTCGCGCAGGCAGATAGAAAATGGCAGGATGCATGCGAGGTTCCACGTGGAAGGGATCCGAAGGGCCTTGCCGTGGAAGGTGGTGATAGCGGgtggcgcgcccgcggcccccAAGCGCGCATTCCCTCCCCGCAAGAAATGCTCATCAGCGTCAACAGGCAGTTGTTCCTACCcgaagaggagctgcggGTTCCTGCCACCGTGTATGGCTTCGAGATCGCTCGGCAggtcgcggctgctgggCGGGACGCAGCTATTGCACTCTTGAGCGCGAACGAACTGGAAGCTGCGAACCACAGCGCTGCCGAACGTGGGGCTCGCGACGCATGCGAGTCTTCTACCTCGGCTTGCAGGCTGTTTCTGATTTCGGATGAGAAGCCAGATGCCGCAGACGAGCAAGCGGACGCGCGTGCGTCAACATCGCCCAAGTCGGCCTCGACGCGGAGCGGCTCCCGACTTCCGTTTGTTGCGCCGGCCTCTTCCCTCGAGCGTTACTTGTGCCGGCGCGACCCGCCGtctcgcgtccgcgcagcCCCTGCGAAGGCACGCGGGAGCAGTGTGTCGGCCTTCACGAGTGCGTCGCGGGGCACGGGGGGGTTGACTGGAGCAGGTCCTGCGCGGTATCCAGGCGGGAAAGGCGACGCTTCAGCTCCTGGGTACCGAGCGGACGAAGGCGTCTGGGTGATTCGTCAAGCGGGCACGGGGCTAcctctcgccgtccgcgctgCGGTGTTCTGTGATGGAGTCGACGCCTCCACCCAAccccgcgacccgcgcgcgcccgcgaaagGAGGCCGAGGCAAACACACTGACAGCGTCTCAGCCTTCTGTGGTACATCCGGGGGGGCAACTGCGAGtgtcgacgccgcgcgtctgctcaCCTTGGCTAGAGAAGCGTACGAACACGCCGGacaaggcgcggcggaggattCCCCGTGCCGCGGCGGGGTTTCCGCGAGTCAGTATGGGGCTGGAGGGCgaaaggccgccgccgcgagtgcgcggaggccgcgctcaCCAGCGCGGCCGGGaggggctgcagctgcgagcgGTGGAGAGTCGTTTGAAGGGCCTCCTGGCAAGGGGGCAACGAGCCCACGGgtggcgcgagagaagagcgagacgccaCATCACACCGGCGAAGGCCACGGGGCGAccgagcgagggagaagctCGGGCGAGGGGGACGACGGCTCGCGGCCGAGGCTGTTGgagcgtttttttttcgtggaTGCTCACGGCACCTCTGACACCGACCCCGTGCCGACACGCCTCAGGCGTGTCCGCCAAATGGCCTGCAGTTGGTTCAGAAATAAAAAACTTCAGCAGATCGTCTTCCAGTGGCGGGCGCAGAAtcgcgcgcaggacgcggagggaTCTTCACTAGCCGTTCCGGGCCAGGGAGCGGCCGCAGGAGAttcgcggtcggcggctcCGCAGTCCGCCACGACACTCGCGCTCCCGTCAACCGCATACCGATCGCCGTTGGCAGAACGGAGAAGCGCTGGAGGAACTCTTGCAGCGGGCGCTCTTGAGGGAGGTCAGCGCGGTCAGTCTACTGCCccggagggcggaggcgacgcgggcctGGGATCTCCCGGGGGCCCCGGGGGCTGGGCAGACGCTGGAAGACTGGTCAGTGGGCCGCGCCAACTCGCGGtggaagaagctgcagagg GTCAGCAGATACGCCGACTTCATGCCCTGGCTCGCGCGCTGGTGTTTCGCCTGGAGGCcgtggcgtcgcctctgccaCTCGACGCTTCCTGCTGCGGGTGTGTGCTTCTGTCGACGCTCCAATCGTCGCTCGTCGTCCCAGACCCGCCGAGGCCTGCACGGtcggagcgaggcggcaggcagaGTCGCCCCGCGCCCGATGGCCATGCCGACTCTCCGCCCGACCCCCTCCAGCCGGCCAAGTCGCCACGCAGCGAGGGCCCtgacggcgcaggcgcagcgacctGCCGTCGCTGCTCCTTCCGCATCGGCCTCAGGTGGCGAGAAGATGTCTTTGCCTTCGAGTATTTCGTggcgctctgctgcagccgcagccgcctgcatgcggagagcgccgccggggAAGTTGAAGATGAGGCCAACCTCGCAAACGCCGGCAAAGACTCGGCACGTGACGGAGGTGACGCCGACGGGATC CCGTGCGTCTTCGATTTCGTGTCTATCCAGGCTGCGTTTCGggccgccgtcggccgcctcctccccttcctcaccttccgcagagaggcgctgcaAAGCCTCGTCGAAGCCTCACCCGagttccgcgcgcgcgtcgccaaCCTGGCTGTCCGTGGGGGActggcgaaggcggcagagtcggcggaggcagccgcgggagtctgcgcagccgccaaCGCGGCCGtgaaagaggaggacgctgtcgcggcggcgaccaaGTCTCTGAACGAGTGCCTGACGActgaggcgacgctgcgaagaggcgccggagaGTCGAAGCGTTCCCGCGATCTCTGCcacctcgcggccgccgcgccctgttCTCTCCTTGACGCcatggaggcgctgcgcgaggccgacgggcagcagcaggggcCTTCGAACGCGTTCGTCACGATGAGCGACGGCCcggacgcgcccgcgtccggCGACGCTCTCGGCGAAGACACCGAAGCCCCCTCGATTCGCCCTCCCTTCGTCTTCACCGACAGACGCCACCTGCCGCCGGGGCTGGACAGgatcctgcagcagctgctcttctcgcttccgccCTCATCCACGCCAgcgcccgcccgcgggcCCACGACGCGACTCCACAAGAAAaggggcgccgctgcgtccaGCGGCCCCGGGCAGCTGAGCCGCGGGGAGTCGATTAGCGAGGACTCAGGGGCCGGGAGCTTGCAGCAGCGAGTGCAGCGCGCCCTGGACGATGAGCCATTTCGCGTCAAGTGCAAGTACTTGACCATCCCGCTGTCGTCTGCTGGCTCATCGGcgtgtggcggcgcggcgcccgacttGAGCTTGAAGCGGGATCTGTTTTTCGCATTTCTGTTTCCGACACAGGAGGCCCTCCGGCGGCATCGGGAGGCTCCTGCGGACGCTGCGTTGGGCGCGAGCGGGGAGCAGGAGAGCGTGGCGGGCCctgtcggcgcgcggcttgACCGGCTGTCGCCTCAGGAGACGCACGAGTGCCTCCGCGacctcctgcagcgcctttGGCCAGGCCGCTGGCCGTGGATGGAGAGAGATGGGCCGccgtcccccccctctcgaagcgggcggcagcgggaggTGAAGCGCGAGGGCCTGTTCCTGGAGGAGGTGAAgcaagaggaggacgcagatTTTTTGTCGTTCACCGGACGGTGGGCAGAAGCCGGTGAGGCGCCTGGGCTGGAGTGCGGCCTCGGGTCTCAGCGTGGGCCTGAGATCGGGTCAAGCAAAAACGTCTCTGCAGGTGACGCTTCGAGGACCCCGGGGAGAGAGCCGACAAACGCACGCTCGGGGgcagctccgccggcgctcaaGCAGGAGCGTGGCGGGCTGAGCgaggcgagtgcggcgcgcAGTGCGGATGGGGAGCGAAGTGTGCCCCAGATGGACACGGAAAGTGCCCAGTtggagagagcggcgtcGGTGAGGCAGCCTAGCGGGAAACGAGGCCGGACGAGCTTTTCAGAATTGCGATCAGGGGCGACCAAagcgtcgccgctcttcgcAGCTGACCCGAGTGAGAAAGCGCCTGCCCGTTTCTTCGATACCGCGCCtggtggcggcggctgcagctaTCTTTGGGGGGCGGAGTGCCGGGACCCGCAAGAGGAGCTCCGCGATCTCCTCCTGCCGACCTCCTCAGGCCCAGCCAACGCCACTGGTGCTGCCCCAGCCCCCGCGGGGCGACATTCTGAGGGTGACGCGTCTggcgcttcgcaggcgcctggcgATGTCCCGAAAATGGTTCGAGTACAGGCTCCCGACTCGTCTGTGGCGTCATCGTCATCCGCGGTTCTCTCGCCACCGATAGGGGGGACGCTTGCCCCACCTGGGGGGCTGGCCGATTCACGGGGAGATTCTTCGGCTTCAGAGTTGGCGGACTCCAGCTCTGCCCAAGGAAGCCCCGAGCAGAAGCGCAGACACCCTCCGGAGCTtgcgctcgtcgcgcagggggcgacggccgcgagtGTGAAGGGACTAGAGGGCGGACGGGCCCCGACGGGGCCGCCAGTTTTCGATTCCAGCGCCAGCTCGTCGGGCCGCCCCGTCTCTTCAGCCTCAGAGGAGGACTCCTCCGGAACGGAGGGTGCGGGAGcgacgctgccgctgtccgcggcgcgggctccAGGGGGGGGAGACCCCGCGCCCTGGGCCTtccgccccgcggcgcagtATCAAGTTAAAACCGCCCAGGAGAAATCGACTCAGCTCGTGCccggggcgcgggcgggcgtCGACGGAAAGAGCAGCGTTCCTGGGGCGGGAGCCCCGTTGGCTGCCGcgggcccgcggcggagacgaagactctgggcgacagacgcagaggtCACTAACCTGCAGGAGGGCAGGGACTTCCGCATCGACTGGCGCTCTGACTGCGATTACGGCAACGGGGGCATCTCAGAGggtgacgacgacgaagaggcggccattccgacggaggcggcggtaGCCGCAGAAGCTGTCTCTCcggagaaagacgcgaagactgtccgcagctgcttctcgagAAAGCAAAAAGCGCCGATCTACACGTTCGAGGAGCAAGTGCCTGAGGACGAAATCTTCGGCATTTTTCAGCTGACTCCCGTTGGGGCGAACGCCGCTCCTGAAGGCGAAAAGACGAGGACAAAAA gtctcctcgcgctgctgcgtcaaGCTCCTCAGTTTCCGTTCGCGCCCTTGACGGGGCTCGGGGGGTCCCGAAGTCTGTGGTACGCGGGTCCGGCGCGGGCCGGCGGAGAACCGCAGGGGGCCCAGAGCGACGACTGCGGCGGCcccggcgcgacgcgcgcagatgtggcgccggcgcgtgcctcgcaggccgccggcggactCGCGCTGAAGCCTAGACGGAGCTCGGACATCGCTTCCGTGGTGGCGGggctcgcgcctgcagccgagccccgcgggcccggagcccgcggcgccggtgtTGAGGAGCCCAAAATGTCTCTGTCGCTCCCGAAACAGGGCAGTCAAAAACAGGGCCTCGACACGACCCCGCGGGGGGCGACACCGAGTCTCCACTCCCCGAGGGGGATCCTCAGCCGGGAAGCGCAGACGTTCCTGCAGCAACAGCTCCGCCAGGCGGCGCTTCAAacgcaggcagctgcagaaggccagtcttcgtctctctcgtcgcccgcgtcgtcaGCGCAACCCCGCGACTTATCTCTTCCTGGacgggcgtccgcgccccTCTCGGAtttgttttctctctgcgcggcgctcacGACGCCTAAGCCCGTtcacgcgtctgcggccgcagcaagtgccgcggagccccccgcctcgtctctcgcgagCTCGGCGTCGCACCCGACAGCGTCTCAGGCTTCCCCCACACCCCCCTCTCGTCGGCCTGGGGGAGCGACCCCCTTGCTGCCTGCGAAATCCACAGCGGGCGGGGGGCCCTTCCCACCGGGCTCCGCGGGCCCTGGAGAGATGCCCGCTgacaggcgcgcggggggTGTTTCAAACAACTCATCTCTCGGGGTGTCCAGTGGGGCGCAGGAAAGAGCTACAGCCCACAGTGGCGGATCAGACACGGAGGGAggggctgctgcaggaaACGCAGCACGGACGCAAGCGTTGGCTGCGCTCCTttccgcgctggcgcagcaggcgacgcaaAACGCCAGCCAACACGCTGTCACCTCGCAAAggcccgccgcggggggtCAGGGGGATCCGGACGACCAcgagctggcggcgcggatTCTGCAGGCGTCGGCCTTGCTTCGGGCCGCTGCGGACTCCGCGCAAGGACCGCATGCGGAGCCTGAGTCGCCTTCGGCTGGGACGACCGTTGGATCGCGTGAACTGTcttcgctgctcgcgctggcggcgggcgcgcgggcatCGCAGGCCTCCAGCTCTGCTGTGCGTGTTTACGACCCGCCCGCGTCTTCGTTTGCAAAGTCAGCCGAGCGGAGTGAGAGGCCCGCTGCCTCTGTTTCAGGACTCACGGCGGCGTGCGGGACTGgggcaggcggcgacagcggaggggcgatgcgcgagacgcaggaacGCGAcacagcggaggcggatCGTCAGCTTTCACGTTTCCTCGCAGCCTTcgctgaagaggaaggcCACCGTCggggcgccagcgagaggcaAGCCCACGGGGGCTTcatggcggcggcgctcgcggattTCGCGACaggctcctcctctgcctcagcTAGTGCAAGTCGAGTCTCGTGTGaacagcagcgcctccgcgaagcGCAGGCTGCCCTGCACGCCGCAGTCATCTCAGCGtccccgcccgccccgcgaGAGTCCGCAGAGGCGTCCTCTGATTCAGCGCTGGGGGGGGCAAGTCTGCgcgccgagctgctgcagcgactcctcgcggcggcgcaggaatCTGAGGCCGGCGGAGGTCTGAAGCGCCCAGCAGATGCCGTGGCTGGGCTCCTGGAGCAGTCGAGCCCCAAGCGAGTCGGCGCCCACCGACCGACGTCCTTCCCCGAGGGCCCTCTCGCTCAGGACACCGTCGCtgtggcggctgcagccgtggggtcgtcttcggcgtcggcaggcgccgcgtccggGATGGAGGTTACAGACACCCGCCACACGCACTCGCTGCAGACacccgcagagacgccagcTGCGGGCGAGGGGGGCATGTCGGCGTCGCTAACAGTTCCTGCGACGCGGCCTCAGCTGACGATTCCCGCCATCAAGCGCGCGAACTCGCCACGGCCGCAGAGCTctgcgggagggggggctgGGCACGCCTTCCTGTTGCCGCCGGAGGGCGTCGGGGGGAcgccgggcggcgaggaggcaggcggctcgaggcgctcCCAAGACGCGggccgaggacgacgcccCGTCGGCGGCTCACGAGCGACTGGAGCGCGACGTgacagcagcagcttcagcgAAGACTCCCACCAAGATGAGTATCTGGGGCCACCGTCGTCGTGtgcgtctggcgcgccgagctcggggagccgcacgccgcgcgcgggcggcggcgcggccggcgaggaggacgagctAGTTCCCATTGGGGCGCTGCCGACGGGCGTCTACTTCGACGTCGCGAGACGGCTGTGGCGGTGCCAGTGGCGCGAGGATGGGAAACTGAAAAGCAGCGGATTCTCGCTGAAGCACTACAAgacgctggaggccgcgcgggcggcgtgcaTCCTCTACAAGTGCGCGGTGACCAATACGCCGGTCGACCCCGCGTGGCTCGTGCCCGAATACATCCCGATGTCGATGGCGAGCAAGCGCCTGATGAAGCACCGCCAGCAAAGCGGCAATCTGCACACGGCGGCGCTCcccggcgcggcgagtcccgcgggcgccgggggcgcggctgaggccgctggcggcgccgcgggggcccTGGGGGGGCTCGGCGCCGGCTCGGGGGtcggcagcaggcggcgaaacggaggcggcggcgctgggctaggggcctcgcctcgccgcggtcgcACAGGCGGCTCGGCATACGacgaggcgtcgccggcgagctcgcgcagcaacctctccttcgcggcagACGAGCTGGTTCTCCAGCGACTGGGAACTCTGGCGGCCGACCACATCGCCGCCCTGTCGGGgatgcgcggcgacgcgttgccgctcgccagcgttgacctcgctgcgctgctcagaagcgccgccgatGCCGCGGGCGGGCCGGAGGGCCCTTCGCCAGGCTTTTAG